From the Psychrilyobacter piezotolerans genome, one window contains:
- a CDS encoding ABC-F family ATP-binding cassette domain-containing protein, whose protein sequence is MMILSVTDLWKQFTGETLLKQINFAIDEKDKIGLVGANGAGKTTLIKILMGMETHDESFETKQRGKIGKKGNLRIGYLSQNFDLNLENTVFDELMSVYSHLKEDYKKIQILNERLAVDMENFDSIMEELAKLNTRYEQEDGYVVEYKVKQILNGLNFPEHLWKQKVDDLSGGQQSRVALGKILLDEPELLILDEPTNHLDLNAIEWLERYLNSYNKAFILISHDRYFLDNVINRVFEIENKTINLYKGNFTEYTIQKEAYLTGAVKRFEKEQDKIKKMEDYITKYMGGIKTKQALGRRKLLNRMEKMGDPIVKMRKMKLKFEIDRVTTDKVVKITNLSKAFGEKEIFRNINLDIYRGDKIGIMGPNGVGKSTILRIINDLEKQSSGKVELGEKLDIGYYDQNHTGLEGKQNILEELMYNYPLSEEEARTLAGGFLFSEDEIFKSIDDLSGGEKSRIALMKLILDKPNFLIMDEPTNHLDIYAREVLEESLEDYDGTLIVVSHDRHFLESVVNKIYEITPTGSNVFDGNYEEYMKKSTEPKREKEVNTDYEEQKRRKNRTSNLERKFVVVEKEIEKLEEKKAGIEELHNEAGIKNEIDKLMDLQIELDQMDEKIMIKMDEWEEINEELEELKEV, encoded by the coding sequence ATTATGATACTTAGTGTTACGGATTTATGGAAACAATTTACAGGGGAAACTTTATTAAAACAGATAAACTTTGCGATAGATGAAAAGGATAAAATAGGATTGGTAGGAGCTAATGGAGCAGGGAAAACCACTTTAATAAAGATCCTCATGGGGATGGAGACCCATGATGAAAGTTTTGAAACAAAACAGAGGGGAAAGATAGGGAAAAAAGGAAATTTAAGAATTGGTTATCTGTCTCAAAACTTTGATTTGAATTTAGAAAATACGGTATTTGATGAATTGATGAGTGTGTATTCCCATCTGAAAGAGGATTATAAAAAAATTCAAATATTAAATGAGAGATTAGCTGTGGATATGGAAAATTTTGACAGCATTATGGAGGAACTGGCAAAACTAAATACCAGATATGAGCAGGAAGACGGGTATGTAGTGGAATATAAGGTGAAACAGATTTTAAATGGTCTGAATTTTCCCGAGCATCTATGGAAGCAAAAAGTCGATGATCTCAGCGGGGGGCAGCAGTCCAGGGTAGCTTTGGGAAAAATATTATTAGATGAACCGGAATTATTGATATTAGACGAGCCTACAAACCATTTGGATTTAAATGCAATTGAATGGCTGGAGAGATACTTAAATTCTTACAATAAAGCTTTTATCCTGATATCTCATGACAGATATTTTTTGGATAATGTAATCAACAGGGTATTTGAAATTGAGAATAAAACTATAAATTTATATAAGGGAAACTTTACCGAATATACAATTCAAAAAGAAGCCTACCTGACGGGAGCTGTAAAAAGATTTGAAAAAGAACAGGATAAGATAAAAAAAATGGAAGATTATATTACCAAATATATGGGTGGAATAAAAACTAAACAGGCACTGGGCAGGAGAAAGCTCCTAAATCGTATGGAGAAGATGGGAGATCCTATTGTAAAGATGAGAAAGATGAAATTAAAGTTTGAAATAGACAGGGTCACTACCGATAAGGTGGTAAAAATTACTAATTTGTCCAAGGCTTTTGGGGAAAAAGAGATCTTTAGAAATATAAACCTGGATATATATCGTGGAGACAAGATCGGTATAATGGGGCCAAATGGGGTAGGGAAATCTACTATACTGAGGATAATAAATGATCTGGAAAAACAAAGTTCTGGAAAAGTGGAATTAGGAGAGAAATTAGATATCGGGTACTATGACCAAAATCACACAGGTTTAGAGGGAAAGCAAAATATTTTGGAAGAGCTTATGTATAACTATCCGTTGTCGGAGGAGGAGGCAAGAACCCTTGCAGGTGGTTTTTTATTCTCCGAAGATGAGATATTTAAGAGTATAGACGACCTCAGTGGAGGGGAAAAATCCAGAATAGCGCTGATGAAATTGATCTTGGACAAGCCTAACTTTCTGATAATGGACGAACCTACAAACCATTTGGATATCTATGCAAGGGAAGTATTGGAAGAATCATTGGAAGACTACGATGGTACTCTGATAGTTGTATCCCATGACAGACATTTCTTGGAAAGTGTGGTAAATAAGATATACGAGATAACTCCTACAGGGAGCAATGTATTTGACGGGAACTATGAAGAATATATGAAAAAATCCACTGAGCCTAAAAGGGAAAAAGAAGTCAATACAGATTATGAGGAGCAAAAAAGAAGGAAAAACAGAACATCTAATTTAGAAAGAAAATTTGTAGTGGTCGAAAAAGAAATTGAAAAATTAGAGGAAAAGAAGGCTGGAATAGAGGAATTACATAATGAAGCCGGAATAAAAAATGAGATAGATAAGTTGATGGATCTCCAGATAGAATTGGATCAGATGGATGAAAAAATCATGATAAAGATGGATGAGTGGGAAGAGATCAATGAGGAGTTAGAGGAATTAAAAGAAGTTTAA
- the bioB gene encoding biotin synthase BioB: MNIRDFINREITYEEAMKLTNISGSKMMELFSVANEIREKYCGNKIHTCTISNAKSGRCEEDCKFCAQSAHYNTNITSYELKDKETLLDEYSRAEELGSSKFGLVTSGRSINKGTNEYNDIKDFLKTAKASDKDVELCCSIGLLSKEELMELKEAGITRFHSNLQTSINSYNKIVATTHGIENRLKTIKSAKEIGLDVCSGGIIGMGESWEDRIDMAYTLKELGVDGIPVNILNPIAGTPHGDREHLAMDEILKTIAIYRIIFRDKVIKIGAGREGILKDFMGMAFMSGANGMLVGGYLTVRGRSAQEDFKLIENIKKMWK; encoded by the coding sequence ATGAATATAAGAGATTTTATTAATAGAGAGATTACATATGAAGAAGCTATGAAACTTACTAATATCAGCGGGAGCAAGATGATGGAACTATTTTCTGTAGCCAATGAAATAAGGGAAAAATATTGCGGAAATAAGATCCACACCTGCACTATCTCCAATGCAAAATCAGGAAGATGTGAAGAAGACTGTAAATTTTGTGCTCAGTCAGCCCACTATAATACCAACATCACCAGTTATGAACTAAAAGATAAAGAGACCCTTTTAGATGAATATAGCAGAGCCGAAGAATTGGGCAGTTCCAAATTTGGATTAGTCACCTCTGGCAGAAGTATCAATAAGGGAACCAATGAATATAATGATATAAAAGATTTTTTAAAAACAGCCAAAGCTTCTGATAAGGATGTAGAGCTGTGCTGTTCAATCGGGTTGTTATCCAAAGAAGAATTGATGGAATTAAAAGAAGCCGGGATCACCAGATTCCACAGTAATTTACAGACATCTATTAATTCATATAATAAAATAGTAGCTACAACCCACGGGATAGAAAACCGATTAAAAACTATAAAATCTGCTAAAGAAATAGGGTTAGATGTATGCAGCGGCGGAATAATCGGGATGGGAGAATCTTGGGAAGACAGAATCGATATGGCATATACCCTGAAAGAATTAGGAGTAGACGGAATTCCTGTCAATATCCTTAACCCTATTGCCGGTACTCCTCATGGAGACCGTGAACACCTGGCTATGGATGAAATCTTAAAAACTATCGCTATCTACAGAATAATTTTTAGAGATAAAGTAATAAAAATAGGTGCAGGAAGGGAAGGTATTTTAAAGGACTTTATGGGAATGGCATTTATGTCCGGTGCTAACGGAATGTTGGTAGGAGGATATCTTACTGTAAGAGGCAGAAGTGCCCAGGAAGATTTTAAGTTAATTGAAAATATCAAGAAGATGTGGAAATAA